In Actinoplanes sp. NBC_00393, a single genomic region encodes these proteins:
- a CDS encoding HelD family protein: MAQGRELEIAAEQEYFDRAAVERERRRGVVPDVPGAAVNKGAAERSIRYANGRLEEMADPTEQVAFGRLDMTEDDETFYIGHDLIRDSAGEVLVVSWKTRVAAPYYKATAADPLGVRRKRTYQCDGNTIQDLSDTILAALLPAPKGTPQRPELTDALLAEIRAARTGELRSIVATIQAAQYEVIEAPLRQLSVIQGGPGTGKTAVALHRVSWLLFNHEELKPDSVLVVGPNRTFVRYIGALLPGLGDRVNHRSIDDLRPDARVPLRVRGRESDEVAALKGDARMAKLLARALSMGLRPPSSSKPWIVRSDQETFSLDGAEIAAAVRNAWEAGGTYNQRRMRLRVWFENTALLKRDAGVRWPKPAAAPSMTDRLIAPASPASLVQWVLGAGDRLDPIRGDLLTGKEAALLFRKSQTVDQEQWTAADIPLLDEADAIINGMPLRYQHIVVDEAQDLSPMQLRALARRSNGSMTVVGDIAQSTGLWARDDWGDLLQHLPQQLPVNRYTLRYGYRVPRQVHELAVHRAPEMAPGIDPPQPVRDGDEDPHIWEITERNAAQHAVSQVLRHRGDGLSVGVICPAERRSAVESELIGANIGWSDADRGELGLPVTVVSPEGSKGLEFDAVVVLDPAAIALSSPRGDRLLYIALTRTTQRLDVIDVVPEPAPLPELPRQPTPAEMDLQQRVVALVTGDVVDRIRAAAPPHLWDAVLAAAAEALQGAGVPGSDDG; the protein is encoded by the coding sequence ATGGCGCAGGGCCGCGAGCTTGAGATAGCGGCGGAGCAGGAGTATTTCGACCGGGCGGCAGTGGAACGGGAACGCCGCCGGGGTGTGGTGCCCGACGTGCCCGGCGCCGCGGTCAACAAGGGCGCCGCGGAGCGGTCGATCCGGTACGCCAACGGCCGGCTCGAGGAGATGGCGGACCCGACCGAGCAGGTGGCGTTCGGCCGGCTCGACATGACCGAGGACGATGAGACGTTCTACATCGGACACGACCTGATCCGGGACTCGGCCGGCGAGGTCCTGGTGGTCAGCTGGAAGACCCGGGTTGCCGCGCCGTACTACAAGGCGACCGCCGCCGACCCGCTCGGTGTCCGGCGCAAACGCACCTACCAGTGCGACGGCAACACGATCCAGGACCTGAGCGACACCATCCTCGCCGCGCTGCTCCCGGCGCCCAAGGGGACCCCGCAGCGCCCCGAGCTGACCGACGCCCTGCTGGCCGAGATCAGGGCCGCGCGTACCGGTGAGCTGCGCAGCATCGTCGCCACCATCCAGGCCGCGCAGTACGAGGTGATCGAGGCGCCGCTGCGCCAGCTCAGCGTCATCCAGGGCGGACCCGGCACCGGCAAGACCGCGGTCGCCCTGCACCGGGTGTCCTGGCTGCTCTTCAACCACGAGGAGCTCAAACCCGACTCGGTGCTGGTGGTCGGCCCGAACCGGACCTTCGTGCGCTACATCGGCGCGCTGCTGCCCGGCCTCGGAGACCGGGTCAACCACCGCTCGATCGACGATCTGCGCCCGGACGCCCGCGTGCCGCTGCGCGTCCGCGGACGCGAGTCCGACGAGGTGGCGGCGCTCAAGGGCGACGCGCGCATGGCGAAGCTGCTGGCCCGGGCTCTCAGCATGGGGTTGCGGCCGCCATCATCTTCAAAACCATGGATTGTACGGTCGGACCAGGAGACGTTTTCACTCGACGGCGCCGAGATCGCGGCTGCCGTACGCAATGCCTGGGAGGCCGGCGGAACCTACAACCAGCGCCGGATGCGGCTGCGGGTCTGGTTCGAGAACACCGCCCTGCTCAAGCGGGACGCCGGCGTCCGCTGGCCGAAGCCGGCGGCGGCCCCCTCGATGACCGACCGGCTCATCGCCCCGGCGTCGCCGGCCAGCCTGGTGCAGTGGGTGCTCGGCGCCGGCGACCGGCTCGACCCGATCCGCGGTGATCTGCTGACCGGCAAGGAAGCGGCGCTGCTGTTCCGCAAGTCGCAGACGGTGGATCAGGAGCAGTGGACGGCCGCGGACATCCCGCTGCTGGACGAGGCGGACGCCATCATCAACGGGATGCCGCTGCGCTACCAGCACATCGTCGTCGACGAGGCGCAGGACCTGTCGCCGATGCAGTTGCGGGCGCTGGCCCGCCGGTCCAACGGGTCGATGACCGTGGTGGGGGACATCGCGCAGTCGACCGGTCTGTGGGCCCGCGACGACTGGGGTGACCTGCTGCAGCATCTGCCGCAGCAACTGCCGGTGAACCGGTACACGCTGCGCTACGGCTACCGGGTGCCGCGTCAGGTGCACGAGCTCGCGGTGCACCGGGCCCCGGAGATGGCACCCGGCATCGATCCGCCGCAGCCGGTCCGGGACGGCGACGAGGATCCGCACATCTGGGAGATCACCGAGCGGAACGCGGCCCAGCATGCGGTGAGCCAGGTGCTCCGGCATCGCGGCGACGGCCTTTCGGTGGGTGTCATCTGTCCCGCTGAGCGCCGGTCCGCCGTGGAGTCGGAGCTCATCGGCGCCAACATCGGCTGGAGCGACGCCGACCGCGGCGAGCTGGGACTTCCGGTGACCGTGGTCAGCCCGGAAGGTTCCAAGGGACTCGAGTTCGACGCGGTGGTCGTACTCGATCCGGCGGCCATCGCGCTCAGCAGCCCGCGCGGCGACCGGCTGCTCTACATCGCGCTGACCCGGACCACCCAGCGGCTCGACGTGATCGACGTCGTGCCCGAGCCGGCGCCCCTGCCGGAACTCCCGCGCCAGCCGACGCCGGCGGAGATGGACCTGCAGCAGCGGGTCGTCGCTCTGGTCACCGGCGACGTGGTCGACCGGATCAGGGCGGCGGCGCCGCCGCACCTGTGGGACGCGGTCCTCGCGGCGGCCGCGGAAGCGCTGCAGGGCGCCGGCGTGCCAGGATCGGACGATGGCTGA
- a CDS encoding MFS transporter, translating into MNRSGPVVGLACAVQFIDVVGVTLLVVALPAIQQDLSLGPAALSWAAAIYALAFGGLLILGGRTADLLGHRPMFIAGNAVVVAGSILCAVADSAAVLLAGRALQGIGAAASVPAALAAILAVVPAGPRRGRALGLWTMAGAVGGASGFVLGGVVTELVGWRWLFAVVALVALVAAVAAPGVLPPDRERATREPLDILGAALVTGAAVLVMVGLQRAETSGFSAVSSWLPLLLAPAVAAAFAAWERRTAAPLVPPHLWSLSTFRVGAGTAFLLTATTSGGSVISTLFLQDQLHLSPGQSGAAFLLVSGGVAATSLAAPAVLRRVGTTATLLAGFAVVAAAMLTQALAVALHSLPVFLPGLALTGLGLGLASVASTTHGTTNADESTSGVIGGLLNAAAQIGTAVGIALLLTTATTWPGNGELAAYGVAALTCVGALAAVALSASTRTAAEGTHERQS; encoded by the coding sequence ATGAACCGGAGCGGCCCCGTCGTCGGCCTCGCCTGCGCCGTACAGTTCATCGACGTCGTCGGCGTGACCCTCCTGGTCGTCGCGCTGCCCGCCATCCAGCAGGACCTTTCGCTGGGGCCCGCCGCGCTGTCCTGGGCTGCCGCGATCTACGCGCTGGCCTTCGGCGGCCTGCTGATCCTCGGCGGCCGGACAGCGGACCTGCTCGGCCACCGTCCGATGTTCATCGCCGGCAACGCTGTGGTGGTGGCCGGCTCGATCCTCTGCGCCGTCGCGGACTCCGCCGCGGTCCTCCTCGCCGGCCGCGCGCTCCAGGGCATCGGCGCGGCCGCCTCGGTGCCGGCCGCGCTCGCCGCCATCCTCGCCGTCGTGCCGGCCGGTCCCCGCCGCGGCCGCGCCCTGGGCCTGTGGACGATGGCCGGCGCGGTGGGCGGCGCCTCCGGCTTCGTCCTCGGCGGCGTGGTGACCGAGCTCGTCGGCTGGCGCTGGCTCTTCGCCGTGGTCGCACTGGTCGCCCTCGTGGCAGCGGTTGCTGCGCCCGGCGTGCTACCGCCCGATCGGGAGCGGGCCACCCGGGAGCCGCTGGACATTCTGGGCGCCGCCCTGGTCACCGGTGCTGCCGTACTGGTCATGGTCGGCCTGCAGCGCGCCGAGACGTCCGGCTTCAGCGCAGTGTCCTCCTGGCTGCCGCTGCTGCTCGCGCCCGCGGTCGCGGCGGCGTTCGCCGCCTGGGAGCGGCGAACCGCGGCGCCCCTGGTGCCGCCGCACCTGTGGTCGCTTTCCACCTTCCGGGTGGGCGCCGGGACCGCGTTCCTGCTGACCGCCACGACCAGCGGCGGCAGCGTGATCAGCACGCTGTTCCTGCAGGACCAGCTGCACCTCTCCCCCGGCCAGAGCGGCGCGGCGTTCTTGCTGGTCAGCGGCGGCGTGGCGGCCACGTCCCTGGCCGCTCCGGCGGTACTGCGCCGCGTGGGCACCACCGCAACCCTCCTGGCCGGCTTCGCCGTGGTGGCCGCCGCCATGCTCACCCAGGCCCTCGCCGTGGCGCTGCACAGCCTGCCGGTCTTCCTGCCCGGCCTGGCCCTGACCGGCCTCGGCCTGGGCTTGGCCTCGGTGGCCTCGACGACCCACGGCACCACCAACGCCGACGAGTCGACGTCGGGCGTCATCGGGGGCCTGCTGAACGCCGCCGCCCAGATCGGCACCGCGGTAGGCATAGCCCTGCTGCTGACCACCGCCACCACGTGGCCCGGCAACGGCGAACTGGCCGCCTACGGCGTTGCCGCCCTGACTTGCGTCGGAGCGTTGGCAGCGGTCGCGCTCAGCGCCAGCACTCGGACAGCGGCAGAAGGCACCCACGAACGCCAGTCCTAG
- a CDS encoding GAF and ANTAR domain-containing protein yields MDDADRRVRVQQLLVEYGPDVDGLCNAFLPGLAGVGGGGVTVMTPDTSQVRYASDQVSARVEQLQFLLGEGPCRDAYAGTGGPVLAEDLRAPGWQRHWPAFAPAAVQAGAHAVFALPLQVDGTRIGVLDLYRDAAGALTEQTLADALTLADAVTELLLGETLTDGDDDDPLLADGRGEHLLQRAAVHQATGMISVQLAVPVEDALARLRAHAFATGRELDEVAADVLARRLSFNDRDDKGDRAGEYR; encoded by the coding sequence GTGGATGACGCCGACCGCCGCGTGCGGGTCCAGCAACTTTTGGTCGAGTACGGCCCAGACGTGGACGGCCTGTGTAACGCCTTCCTGCCCGGTCTTGCGGGGGTCGGCGGCGGGGGTGTGACGGTGATGACGCCGGACACGTCTCAGGTGCGTTATGCCAGCGATCAGGTCAGTGCCCGGGTGGAGCAGTTGCAATTCCTGCTCGGCGAGGGGCCGTGCCGCGACGCCTACGCCGGGACCGGCGGCCCGGTGCTGGCCGAGGATCTGCGGGCGCCCGGGTGGCAGCGGCACTGGCCGGCGTTCGCCCCGGCCGCGGTGCAGGCCGGTGCCCACGCGGTGTTCGCACTGCCGCTGCAGGTGGACGGTACCCGGATCGGGGTGCTGGACCTGTATCGCGACGCCGCGGGCGCTTTGACCGAACAGACCCTGGCCGACGCGCTGACCCTCGCGGATGCGGTCACCGAGCTCCTGCTCGGCGAAACCTTGACCGACGGCGACGACGACGATCCGCTGCTCGCCGACGGTCGCGGCGAGCATCTGCTGCAGCGCGCCGCGGTGCACCAGGCGACCGGGATGATCAGTGTGCAGCTGGCGGTGCCGGTCGAGGACGCGCTGGCGCGGCTGCGTGCCCACGCGTTCGCGACCGGCCGGGAACTCGATGAGGTGGCCGCCGATGTGCTGGCGCGGCGGCTGAGCTTCAACGACCGGGACGACAAAGGGGACAGGGCAGGTGAGTACCGGTGA
- a CDS encoding GAF domain-containing protein: MSTADDPAMVDLLVEVSDTLVADLDTDGMLQWVSERGRQLLSAQAAGIMLADARGTLRLLAAAPEYTSQARLFETASAPPHWCFATGQTLVDADLDDPDPRWAGFAGQARAAGFRSVAAVPMRIRDEIIGTFSVLRHQTGPFTGEQLRLTQALANVATVGLLVKRDTGYRRVLAGRSQQILTGRVAVERARGILAELLDTDTDTALQELRRHALRTERTLRATAIEVVRALPTAGRLPSTAPALLVRSITTASSLSALRDLISKRLSAAGLGGSARDSFLLAIHEAATNAQEHAGSGRLWLWHHDDYLWCEISDDGPGLPADLEIPTGTPDVHHQRAGLWLIRRICPDMLITSSTAGTRLLLRQPLPAQPAGSPSAADSGAGG, from the coding sequence GTGAGCACAGCTGACGATCCGGCGATGGTGGACTTGCTGGTAGAGGTCTCCGACACCTTGGTCGCCGACCTTGATACCGACGGGATGTTGCAGTGGGTGAGCGAACGAGGCCGGCAACTGTTGTCCGCGCAGGCGGCCGGAATCATGCTGGCCGACGCGCGGGGGACGCTACGGCTGCTGGCGGCGGCACCCGAGTACACCTCGCAGGCGAGGCTGTTCGAGACGGCGTCCGCACCGCCGCACTGGTGTTTCGCCACCGGGCAGACACTCGTCGATGCCGACCTCGACGATCCGGACCCGCGGTGGGCCGGGTTCGCCGGACAGGCCCGCGCCGCAGGGTTCCGGTCGGTGGCGGCGGTGCCGATGCGGATCCGCGACGAGATCATCGGGACGTTCAGTGTGCTGCGGCACCAGACCGGCCCGTTCACCGGCGAACAGTTGCGCCTGACGCAGGCGCTGGCGAACGTGGCCACCGTCGGTCTGCTGGTCAAGCGTGACACCGGCTACCGCAGGGTGCTGGCCGGCCGGTCCCAGCAGATCCTCACCGGGCGGGTGGCCGTCGAACGCGCCCGCGGCATCCTGGCCGAACTGCTCGACACCGACACCGACACCGCCCTTCAGGAACTGCGCCGCCACGCCCTGCGCACCGAACGCACGCTGCGCGCCACCGCGATCGAGGTGGTCCGTGCCCTGCCCACGGCAGGCCGGCTCCCCAGCACCGCACCGGCACTACTGGTGCGCTCCATCACCACGGCGTCGTCGCTGTCCGCACTACGCGACCTGATCTCAAAGCGGCTGAGCGCCGCGGGACTGGGCGGCTCGGCCCGCGACAGCTTCCTGCTCGCCATCCACGAGGCCGCCACGAACGCCCAGGAACACGCCGGCAGTGGTCGGCTGTGGCTGTGGCACCACGACGACTACCTATGGTGCGAGATCAGCGACGACGGCCCCGGCCTACCCGCCGACCTCGAGATCCCGACCGGAACGCCGGACGTCCACCACCAGCGAGCCGGGCTGTGGCTGATCCGGCGCATCTGCCCCGACATGCTGATCACCAGCAGCACGGCCGGAACCCGGCTGCTGCTACGCCAGCCGCTGCCCGCTCAACCCGCCGGTTCACCGTCCGCCGCCGATTCAGGCGCCGGAGGATAA
- a CDS encoding STAS domain-containing protein — protein MALAEASDDTAVVDVLLARIAVAAAEVVDGVDYSSITAWRGAGYTTVAASSDLVRAVDDAQYAETAGPCVQAEQTAMPVAVPDMAAVTMSWPGFHEQATRLGLQVVVSVPLFAGGGSPVAVLNMYGRQPEALVSLADGVRHVFAVERMPAQGFAVNGDAGTRQLLNGLGTALHMRVNVQRAVGMLMADTGCDAAHGHQLLRSRAAKDAVSLSAAALRVIDEMGSGANSTDVRVTVAPRVGDVLLVVVSGELAHPMDAAVAGRLVAVLEELAPVMEFDLSGLRFCDVAGLRLLLDLRDRAVAGGRQLRVIAASDALRTLMRITDTAALLGYPPAPESAADGEPAG, from the coding sequence GTGGCGTTGGCGGAGGCCTCGGACGACACCGCGGTGGTTGACGTGTTGCTGGCCAGAATCGCGGTGGCGGCGGCCGAGGTGGTGGACGGTGTCGACTATTCGTCGATCACCGCGTGGCGGGGTGCCGGTTACACGACGGTGGCGGCCAGCAGTGACCTGGTCCGGGCGGTGGATGACGCTCAGTATGCCGAGACGGCGGGGCCGTGTGTGCAGGCCGAGCAGACGGCCATGCCGGTGGCGGTACCCGATATGGCGGCCGTGACCATGTCGTGGCCGGGCTTTCACGAGCAGGCCACCCGGTTGGGGTTGCAGGTGGTGGTGTCGGTGCCGTTGTTCGCCGGTGGCGGCAGTCCGGTGGCGGTCTTGAACATGTACGGCCGGCAGCCGGAGGCGCTGGTCTCGTTGGCTGACGGGGTGCGTCACGTGTTCGCTGTGGAGCGGATGCCGGCGCAGGGCTTCGCCGTGAACGGCGACGCCGGTACGCGGCAGTTGCTCAACGGCCTCGGGACGGCGTTGCACATGCGGGTGAACGTTCAGCGGGCGGTCGGGATGCTGATGGCCGATACCGGCTGCGATGCCGCCCACGGGCATCAGCTGTTGCGGTCACGGGCTGCGAAGGACGCCGTGTCGTTGTCGGCGGCCGCGCTGCGGGTGATCGATGAGATGGGATCGGGCGCCAACAGTACGGACGTGCGGGTGACGGTGGCTCCCCGGGTCGGGGACGTGCTGCTGGTGGTGGTCAGCGGTGAGTTGGCGCACCCGATGGATGCCGCGGTTGCCGGGCGGCTGGTTGCGGTGCTCGAGGAGCTGGCGCCGGTGATGGAGTTTGATTTGTCCGGGCTGCGGTTCTGTGATGTCGCCGGGTTGCGGCTGCTGCTCGACCTGCGCGACCGAGCTGTCGCCGGCGGCCGGCAGCTGCGGGTGATCGCGGCCTCGGACGCCCTGCGCACCCTGATGCGGATCACCGACACGGCGGCGCTGTTGGGTTATCCTCCGGCGCCTGAATCGGCGGCGGACGGTGAACCGGCGGGTTGA
- a CDS encoding STAS domain-containing protein: MSIKPGEECNLNLDVASRRIAVTEIEPRSDAVLIAVTGDLDIGTKATFHRRLSEILDGRDGQRLELDLSALVFCDLTGLRGLHALGRACLQSGRQVRITTAGPCLNELLRLCRTPVLLDYASPHNTLGK; this comes from the coding sequence ATGAGTATCAAACCCGGCGAAGAGTGCAACCTCAACCTCGACGTGGCCAGCCGGCGCATCGCGGTCACCGAGATCGAGCCGCGTTCCGATGCCGTCCTGATCGCCGTCACCGGAGACCTCGACATCGGCACCAAGGCCACATTTCACCGACGGCTCTCCGAGATCCTCGACGGCCGCGACGGCCAACGCCTGGAACTCGACCTGTCCGCGCTCGTCTTCTGCGATCTCACCGGTCTGCGCGGCCTGCACGCCCTCGGCAGGGCCTGCCTCCAATCAGGGCGCCAGGTACGGATCACAACGGCAGGACCGTGTCTGAATGAATTGCTGCGCCTGTGCCGGACTCCCGTCCTGCTGGACTACGCGTCGCCCCACAACACACTCGGAAAGTGA
- a CDS encoding ATP-binding protein has translation MTGEQSSARKAVADRKNQHGNGHRNMVWDLVSAYGPDVTSLCHAGTALIPAIAGIGLSAGPPGSEPRIRFSSDTASSRLETAQLTLDEGPCRDATTMRRPILATDLASGSWRQRWPRFTPAALDAGARAVFALPLHAGGVHHDGAVDLYRNTPGPLNSADQMAAATFTAATAELLTLERHDLNLTDVFTHGWRSIRSENTAGAARTITPTTTPDAADNVLLACWFGAAMLGPVREQIRTLAIQQGLRGNHTHRLVLAVHEAVTNAVDHGGGHGQLLLWRRDGRLWCEISDHGPGIPAGGPTDDRAAASHRNLGWSGLTIIRRSCPSMDIITDPTGTRLLLSYQLGRRPPR, from the coding sequence ATGACGGGTGAACAATCCTCTGCCAGGAAAGCCGTAGCCGACCGCAAGAACCAGCACGGCAACGGTCACCGGAACATGGTGTGGGACCTGGTCAGCGCCTACGGACCGGACGTCACCAGCTTGTGCCACGCGGGCACCGCACTGATTCCCGCCATCGCCGGAATCGGGCTGTCGGCCGGCCCGCCCGGGTCCGAGCCCCGCATCCGCTTCTCCAGCGACACGGCCAGCTCCCGGCTCGAGACCGCCCAGCTCACCCTGGACGAAGGACCCTGCCGCGACGCCACCACGATGCGCCGGCCGATACTCGCCACCGATCTTGCCTCCGGTTCGTGGCGGCAGCGGTGGCCACGATTCACGCCGGCCGCGCTGGACGCCGGAGCGCGAGCGGTGTTCGCACTGCCCCTGCACGCCGGCGGGGTCCACCACGACGGCGCCGTCGACCTGTACCGCAACACACCCGGCCCGCTGAACAGCGCCGATCAGATGGCGGCGGCAACCTTCACCGCCGCCACCGCCGAACTGCTCACCCTCGAACGCCACGACCTGAACCTGACGGACGTCTTCACCCACGGCTGGCGCAGCATACGATCCGAGAACACGGCCGGCGCGGCCCGTACCATCACACCCACCACCACGCCTGATGCGGCGGACAATGTGCTGCTGGCCTGCTGGTTCGGCGCGGCGATGCTCGGCCCGGTCCGCGAGCAGATTCGCACCCTCGCCATCCAGCAGGGGCTACGCGGCAACCACACGCACCGGCTCGTGCTGGCCGTCCACGAAGCGGTGACCAACGCCGTGGACCACGGCGGCGGGCACGGCCAACTGTTGCTGTGGCGGCGCGATGGCCGTCTGTGGTGCGAGATCAGCGATCATGGCCCCGGAATCCCGGCGGGTGGCCCCACTGATGACCGCGCTGCTGCCAGCCATCGAAATCTCGGCTGGTCCGGGCTGACCATCATCCGACGCTCCTGCCCCAGCATGGACATCATCACCGACCCCACCGGCACCCGCCTGCTGCTGAGCTATCAGCTTGGGCGACGCCCACCCCGATGA
- the istA gene encoding IS21 family transposase, which produces MKSGREIVEILEAYDLTGSYRAAAELVGCDHHTVARYVKLRAEGRSPEERAQRARPIDDFMDKIEELVARSGGRVRADVVHRRITAMGFAGGERTTRRAVAAVKKSWQAGQRRVFRPWIPEPGLWLQFDWGEGPRIGGRRTTLWCAWLAWSRFRVVIPVLDKTLPTIVACLDATLRRLGGVPAYVLTDNEKTITVEHVADIAVRNPEIVQVARHYGMTIRTCVPADPQSKGGAENTVKIAKADLVPTSTNLLDQYRSFAELEAACRDFTEQVNARIHRDTRRRPAEALLDERDRLHPLPAQPFTVAFGTTRRVNWDCTISVEGVRYSVPHHLVDTRVWARMHGDELIVTAVGDDGPVEVARHPRAEPGRPSIVDEHYPPRARQSDTDERVPRARTADEAAFLALGPGAAAWLVEAAAAGVRGVRRKMTEAVALAKLHDPADVDRALGTAALAGRFAHNDLLRLLAHQRGDDAAPTRASETHSLQPGTSAWSTFGTTTGEQ; this is translated from the coding sequence GTGAAGAGCGGCAGGGAGATCGTGGAAATCTTGGAGGCCTACGACCTCACGGGTAGTTACCGTGCGGCGGCCGAGCTGGTCGGCTGCGACCACCACACCGTGGCCCGGTATGTGAAGTTGCGGGCCGAGGGCCGCAGCCCTGAGGAGCGTGCGCAGCGGGCCCGGCCGATCGACGACTTCATGGACAAGATCGAGGAGCTGGTGGCCCGCTCGGGTGGCCGGGTCCGCGCCGATGTGGTGCATCGGCGGATCACCGCGATGGGTTTCGCCGGCGGGGAACGGACCACCCGCCGGGCGGTCGCGGCGGTGAAGAAGTCCTGGCAGGCCGGTCAGCGGCGGGTGTTCCGGCCGTGGATTCCGGAGCCGGGGCTGTGGCTGCAGTTCGACTGGGGTGAGGGGCCGCGCATCGGTGGCCGACGGACCACGTTGTGGTGCGCGTGGCTGGCCTGGTCCCGGTTTAGGGTCGTGATCCCGGTGCTGGACAAGACGCTGCCGACGATCGTGGCCTGCCTGGACGCCACTCTGCGCCGGCTCGGCGGGGTGCCGGCCTACGTGCTCACCGACAACGAGAAGACGATCACGGTCGAGCACGTCGCGGACATCGCGGTCCGGAACCCGGAGATCGTGCAGGTCGCCCGGCATTACGGGATGACGATCCGAACCTGCGTGCCGGCCGACCCGCAGTCCAAGGGCGGCGCCGAGAACACCGTGAAGATCGCCAAAGCTGACCTGGTCCCGACCAGCACCAACCTGCTCGATCAGTACCGCAGCTTCGCCGAGTTGGAGGCGGCCTGCCGCGACTTCACTGAGCAGGTCAACGCCCGCATCCACCGTGACACCCGCCGCCGCCCGGCCGAAGCCTTGCTCGACGAGCGTGACCGGCTGCACCCGCTGCCGGCGCAGCCGTTCACGGTCGCGTTCGGCACCACCCGCAGGGTCAACTGGGACTGCACCATCTCCGTCGAGGGCGTGCGCTACTCGGTCCCGCATCACCTGGTCGACACCCGGGTCTGGGCCCGCATGCACGGCGACGAGCTCATCGTCACCGCCGTCGGCGACGACGGTCCGGTCGAGGTCGCCCGCCACCCACGGGCCGAGCCCGGGCGGCCCTCGATCGTTGACGAGCACTATCCGCCGCGGGCTCGGCAGTCCGACACCGACGAGCGTGTGCCGCGGGCCCGCACCGCCGACGAGGCCGCGTTCCTGGCGCTGGGCCCGGGCGCCGCGGCCTGGCTGGTCGAAGCCGCCGCCGCAGGAGTCCGCGGGGTCCGCCGCAAGATGACCGAAGCCGTCGCCCTGGCGAAACTGCACGATCCGGCCGACGTCGACCGCGCTCTGGGCACCGCAGCTTTGGCCGGCCGGTTCGCTCACAACGACCTGCTGCGCCTGCTCGCCCATCAGCGCGGCGACGACGCGGCCCCGACCAGGGCCAGCGAGACCCACAGCCTGCAGCCAGGCACTTCTGCCTGGTCCACGTTCGGCACGACGACTGGAGAACAGTGA